Proteins encoded by one window of Halichondria panicea chromosome 8, odHalPani1.1, whole genome shotgun sequence:
- the LOC135340365 gene encoding uncharacterized protein LOC135340365 isoform X2, with product MQESVFVNRGFQLLKSFYFNHQVKCISQQSSDSVAVFYHHGSENVVRVYPFKQKEHLLQYKYSVEGGFIGLIYSKKHQLFVASCSDLALRIFNERFELLDTVRVTTTVLSLAFNEVTSELYTGGVGCVNNWKLRHQLHNPLVAGPPLQCLIEKDQWVTCLECNGGVSKKMMVVCQNCVIIVNTRTRKEVYRFSSTHRCSLTCAILVDRMDYLIIGAKDGSIKVWNCNLHYEVHTFTGHRKAVTGLKAHPNALCIVSCSLDGTIRTWHLENMTECYRVKCGEVVLGMCSDYPSGNKVSTYSHHEVKTWEVKELETHFTSVNSHMMNMFRVSCPDESEPPTKLRFDMSRPPANLRFDVSAPPTKTCFDESGPPTKLRFDVPGPPAKLRFDVSGLPTRKTCTTELAPPARIVALAEDDGLRLLSPVSGQILTILFPMFSAQIVEDVVYLLGEEQMFVLLRMGVVLVVSTATNPCSTLQLWTPTSNNSIRCITTVTVVLKDGSKVSLIFGGQQSGDIILIHNRHSRLSMPNPCPSHFGSVIKLIGSCDPIDVTKGNHYALVSYGEDKIFNIWSIEVDKTAHIYLKVNQCVHLERIPGFTCLLGSSLCMAMDNKLVMVPLSELDDVRSLVPQLLLLSDLPLLTHEKYDDHTATIISLSCSVELRLFATSSRDGMVKIWNSTGQLVSELEFGDSLAAVCFSNPRGDLLVGFQKHICVIKAEDYLTSNYVSGVLCNEVEETPIAFDSELKFWYDIERVPTLPAEQELRDIKEFSAKPPIARNNKRRDASCLQSILDVSEESLESEVCISEHQLQMLVDVGLAQSVSHQYSMVLQRELRQSEISVGHQTSSSSHQSEALSAQSLTTPTLLCGSELPSPSSHSFTGQDPAPLVQVTPLESPSIKRPIAPDGFIPNSVIRAILRCEPPVVKRPSTYNPPVFKRRICLEDFIPTHAGYRRALLSARYSWESIECVPSFDTETGSRRDTRSVPLNMLRSRLKKQRRPEWSSNGSGATRSKSSKRKNRHAKRNGHEVDSNDSFSNKSWKAKKRKTKSAMARFSVSRESIQSKRKSKDAPEALDDNEAEVDEMELLIQKICGMSWFPKSALRRMKKARRTTHFGVDGNSLIVDQLFSELVSLLKTCTSLTFVEVCQALLDLNHAGALSAEQQRTFAFCLVDRNNNNTGPLTIDTRRTTATPLYPNIRPNNDDVEETDSKEWTNGNKWTNSTKPYVNNTRQINNIGRINDIGRLSDIGRLSDIGRLNMNSTQRRASSTWPHINSTGSHINSVEWRTSTRQSNSTEWQTISSTGTSSTRRSSSTGQSNSTEWRTNSPNWRTNSTGHTMNSANGRTNSVEWWTNSTGHINSMEWRNNSSKRRINSTEQTNRSSKMENTSSTMRGTSSTMRGTSSTMARTNGTMAGTNSRMRETNSTMAGTNSTMRGTNSTIGKTNSTMAETNSTMRETNSTMAGTNSTMAGTNSTMGKTNSTMAGTNSTMGKTNSTMAGTNSTMGKTNSTMGKTNSIMAETNSTIGKTNSAMGKTNSTLTGTSSTLTGTSSTMAGQRVSFQTLKTLQELGVCTDEILCVILPKLTDASPELRETAFATLRSIASIDNKSQLYELLCDLGILRKLKMDEDEVMGELTERVKKGQVKRPSLIKPQAVKMTPHRPRSPLGTVTTSTLPTDYPQNQTVPHHTHPPHTHSYPRWDVIIKEMTKRVRKGQIKPPSQSVVNAQVVRSQLSPQSSQQTMTTPSPHKQHHSLEHTLPPHTHSHPQDEVTGELAKRVKNGKIQPSSLVDGQAAKTQLSPQSSQQTMAASSPPNQHRPLEHTLPHHTHSHTVTQDEVTGEMTETMRNGQVKPCLLIDAEAAKTQPSMLSSQQTVAASSPPKHHHPLEHTLPHDTLEYTLHHGPLEHTLPHHTLEHTLHHGPLEHTLPHHTHPHTQDEVTGEMTERVRNGQVEQPSLFDGQATKTQQSPPRTVATSSLPKHHHPLEHTLHHGPLEHTLPHHTHSHPQDEVTGELAERVRNGQIKPALFFKTSKTQLSSLGTVAVPSSSEYHPSQEHTLPHHTHYPPTQLWYHTLPLDSTQYRVRLEQGSYQMTQPAQSYQPFLTAKTIAVSTPHQDKLDEARANPSQTHPTGVQQVLMAHPHTLSQYPRAIELMMGLKVNWREDGSKVNPREDELKVNRRKDGSKLNRRKDDSAFAYKWSEVYPVINESLSGGSLMDDACMSEYSCIANVVTERVQQRSKNNTHAQRGPASESNSLEEERRTEHCLVPKLACS from the exons ATGCAAGAATCAGTATTTGTCAATAGAGGATTTCAG CTGCTGAAATCATTCTACTTCAATCATCAAGTCAAATGCATATCTCAGCAATCAT CTGATTCAGTTGCAGTATTTTATCACCATGGCTCTGAGAATGTGGTCAGGGTGTACCCCTTCAAGCAGAAGGAGCATCTGTTACAGTACAAGTACTCTGTGGAAGGCGGCTTCATAGGACTCATCTACAGCAAGAAACATCAA TTATTTGTGGCCTCTTGTTCGGACCTCGCCTTGCGGATTTTCAATGAACGCTTTGAGCTGTTGGACACTGTTCGCGTCACCACCACAGTTCTGAGCCTTGCCTTCAACGAGGTCACCTCTGAGCTGTACACCGGAGgagtgg GATGTGTCAATAATTGGAAACTGAGGCATCAG CTACACAACCCCCTGGTGGCTGGCCCCCCTCTCCAATGCCTCATAGAAAAGGACCAATGGGTCACATGTCTCGAGTGCAATGGAGGAGTGTCTAAGAAGATGATGGTGGTGTGTCAGAACTgtgtaattattgtgaacaCGAGGACTCGCAAAGAAGTCTATCGGTTTTCAAGTACCCACCGCTGCTCTCTCACTTG TGCAATCCTAGTCGACCGTATGGACTATCTGATCATTGGAGCAAAGGACGGTTCCATTAAG GTATGGAACTGCAACCTTCACTATGAAGTGCACACCTTCACTGGACACAGGAAAGCTGTCACAG GTCTAAAGGCTCATCCTAATGCTTTGTGTATTGTCTCATGCTCTCTGGACGGTACCATTCGCACGTGGCATCTGGAGAACATGACTGAG tgctaCCGTGTCAAGTGTGGGGAGGTGGTACTGGGCATGTGCAGCGACTACCCCTCAGGCAACAAGGTGTCCACCTACTCACACCACGAAGTTAAGACGTGGGAAGTGAAGGAG CTGGAGACCCACTTCACCAGTGTCAACtcacacatgatgaacatgtTTCGAGTGTCCTGCCCTGACGAGTCGGAACCCCCCACCAAGCTCCGCTTCGACATGTCGAGACCCCCCGCCAACCTACGCTTTGATGTGTCGGCACCCCCCACCAAAACATGTTTTGACGAGTCGGGACCTCCCACCAAGCTCCGCTTTGACGTGCCAGGACCCCCCGCCAAGCTCCGCTTTGACGTGTCGGGACTCCCCACCCGCAAGACATGCACTACCGAGCTGGCACCCCCCGCCAGGATTGTGGCACTGGctgag GATGATGGCCTGAGGCTGTTGTCTCCCGTCAGTGGACAGATTCTCACAATCCTCTTCCCCATGTTCTCGGCACAG ATTGTGGAGGATGTGGTGTACTTGTTAGGGGAGGAGCAAATGTTCGTACTGCTGagaatgggtgtggtcttAGTGGTGAGCACGGCCACCAATCCTTGCTCCACCCTCCAACTCTGGACACCCACCTCTAACAATAGCATACGCTGTATCACCACG GTGACTGTTGTTCTTAAAGATGGCTCCAAAGTTTCACTGATCTTCGGCGGCCAACAAAGCGGCGATATTATCTTGATACACAATCGTCACTCCCGACTGTCCATGCCCAACCCCTGTCCGTCACATTTTGGCTCTGTGATCAAACTAATCGGCTCATGTGATCCCATCGATGTCACCAAGGGCAACCACTATGCATTAGTGTCGTACGGTGAAGACAAAATATTCAATATCTGGTCAATCGAAGTGGACAAAACTGCTCATATCTACTTAAAAGTGAACCAGTGTGTCCACTTAGAGCGTATACCAGGGTTTACCTGCCTACTCGGCTCCAGCCTGTGCATGGCAATGGACAATAAACTAGTTATGGTACCGTTATCGGAACTGGATGACGTGCGATCGCTTGTTCCCCAACTTCTCTTACTCTCCGACTTGCCACTGCTCACTCACGAGAAATACGATGACCACACGGCTACCATAATCTCGCTGTCTTGTTCCGTAGAATTGAGACTGTTTGCGACTAGTAGCAGAGATGGTATGGTGAAGATTTGGAACTCGACGGGCCAACTTGTATCGGAATTGGAATTTGGCGATTCGTTGGCAGCTGTTTGTTTCTCGAATCCTCGTGGTGATTTGCTGGTCGGATTTCAGAAGCACATTTGTGTCATCAAGGCCGAGGATTACCTCACTAGTAATTACGTGAGCGGTGTACTCTGTAACGAGGTGGAGGAGACACCAATCGCATTTGACTCCGAGTTGAAGTTTTG GTACGATATTGAGCGTGTGCCCACCTTACCTGCCGAACAAGAGCTGAGGGACATTAAGGAATTTTCTGCTAAACCACCGATAGCCCGCAACAACAAAAGACGAGACGCCTCGTGTCTCCAGAGTATCTTGGACGTGAGCGAGGAATCTCTCGAGTCAGAGGTATGCATCAGTGAACACCAGCTGCAGATGCTAGTGGACGTGGGTCTGGCCCAGAGTGTCAGTCATCAGTACTCAATGGTGCTACAGAGAGAGCTAAGACAGTCAGAG ATATCTGTGGGTCATCAGACCTCCAGCTCCTCCCACCAATCCGAGGCCCTGTCCGCTCAGTCCCTGACCACGCCTACTCTCTTGTGTGGTTCAGAGCTTCCCTCCCCGTCCTCCCACTCATTCACAGGTCAAGATCCCGCCCCCTTGGTCCAGGTCACGCCTCTTGAGTCACCCTCGATCAAACGACCTATTGCTCCTGACG GTTTTATCCCTAACTCTGTGATTCGGGCCATACTTCGCTGTGAACCCCCTGTGGTGAAACGCCCCTCTACATACAACCCCCCCGTATTCAAACGACGTATTTGCCTCGAGGATTTCATCCCCACACATGCCGGCTACCGCAGAGCGTTGTTATCAGCACGATACAGCTGGGAGAGTATCGAATGTGTACCCAGTTTTGATACAGAGACGGGTTCTCGAAGAGACACGCGATCCGTTCCTTTGAATATGTTGCGTAGTAGATTGAAAAAACAAAGAAGGCCTGAGTGGTCATCCAACGGAAGTGGAGCAACTCGCTCTAAATCTAGTAAGAGGAAAAATCGCCATGCCAAAAGGAATGGACATGAAGTCGATAGCAACGATTCATTTAGCAATAAGTCTTGGAAAgcaaaaaaaagaaaaacgaAGTCTGCTATGGCCAGATTTTCAGTGTCCCGCGAGAGTATTCAATCCAAGAGGAAAAGCAAAGATGCCCCTGAGGCCTTGGATGATAACGAGGCTGAGGTTGACGAGATGGAATTATTGATACAAAAGATTTGTGGTATGTCGTGGTTCCCCAAGAGTGCCCTGAGGAGGATGAAAAAAGCTAGGAGAACAACTCATTTTGGTGTCGATGGCAACAGTCTCATCGTGGATCAACTGTTCTCTGAGCTTG tgtcttTGTTAAAGACATGTACGTCATTGACGTTTGTGGAGGTCTGTCAGGCCCTGCTAGACCTTAACCA TGCTGGAGCATTGAGTGCCGAGCAACAGCGGACCTTTGCCTTCTGTCTAGTGGACCggaacaacaacaacacaggGCCGCTCACCATCGATACGAGGCGGACCACCGCTACCCCGTTGTACCCCAATATCAGGCCGAATAACGATGATGTGGAGGAAACCGACAGTAAGGAATGGACCAACGGTAACAAATGGACCAACAGTACAAAGCCGTACGTCAACAATACACGGCAAATCAACAATATTGGGCGAATCAACGATATTGGGCGGCTCAGCGATATTGGGCGGCTCAGCGATATTGGGCGGCTCAACATGAATAGTACACAGAGGCGGGCTAGTAGTACATGGCCGCACATCAATAGTACAGGATCGCACATCAACAGTGTGGAGTGGCGGACAAGCACTAGACAAAGCAACAGTACAGAGTGGCAGACCATCAGTAGTACAGGCACCAGCAGTACAAGACGCAGCAGCAGCACTGGGCAAAGCAACAGTACAGAGTGGCGAACCAACAGCCCGAATTGGCGGACTAACAGTACAGGGCACACCATGAACAGTGCGAATGGACGAACTAACAGTGTGGAGTGGTGGACCAACAGTACAGGGCACATCAACAGTATGGAGTGGCGAAACAACAGTTCGAAGAGGCGAATCAACAGTACTGAGCAGACCAATAGAAGCAGTAAAATGGAGAATACCAGCAGTACAATGAGGGGGACTAGCAGTACAATGAGGGGGACTAGCAGTACAATGGCGAGGACCAACGGTACAATGGCAGGGACCAACAGTAGAATGAGGGAGACAAACAGTACAATGGCGGGGACCAACAGCACAATGAGGGGGACCAACAGTACAATAGGAAAGACCAACAGTACAATGGCAGAGACCAACAGTACAATGAGGGAGACAAACAGTACAATGGCAGGGACCAACAGTACAATGGCAGGGACCAACAGTACAATGGGAAAGACCAACAGTACAATGGCAGGGACCAACAGTACAATGGGAAAGACTAACAGTACAATGGCAGGGACGAACAGTACAATGGGAAAGACCAACAGTACAATGGGAAAGACCAACAGTATAATGGCAGAGACCAACAGTACAATAGGAAAAACCAACAGTGCAATGGGAAAGACCAACAGTACACTCACGGGGACAAGCAGTACACTCACGGGGACCAGCAGTACAATGGCGGGGCAGAGGGTCTCATTCCAGACACTCAAGACACTCCAGGAACTCG GTGTGTGCACCGATGAGATTCTCTGTGTCATTCTGCCCAAGCTCACTGACGCAAGT CCGGAGCTACGCGAGACAGCATTTGCTACTCTCCGCTCCATCGCTAGTATTGACAACAAGAGCCAGCTGTACGAGCTCCTCTGTGACTTGGGGATTCTGCGAAAACTGAAAATGGATGAG GACGAGGTAATGGGAGAGCTGACGGAGAGAGTGAAGAAGGGACAAGTCAAACGACCGTCACT TATAAAGCCTCAGGCTGTTAAGATGACTCCACACCGCCCACGGTCTCCACTGGGCACCGTGACCACCTCCACACTCCCCACAGACTACCCACAGAATCAAACCGTCCCTCATCACACACatcctcctcacacacactcctacCCCCGCTGGGACGTGATTATTAAAGAGATGACAAAGAGAGTACGGAAGGGACAAATCAAACCACCTTCTCAGTCAGT TGTCAATGCTCAGGTCGTTAGGTCTCAACTGTCTCCACAGAGCAGCCAGCAGACCatgaccaccccctcacctcaCAAACAACACCATTCACTGGAGcacaccctccctcctcacacacactcacacccccaGGACGAGGTAACTGGGGAGCTAGCAAAGAGAGTGAAGAATGGAAAAATCCAACCATCGTCACT TGTCGATGGCCAGGCCGCTAAGACTCAACTGTCTCCACAGAGCAGCCAGCAGACCATGGCCGCCTCCTCACCTCCCAACCAACACCGCCCACTGGAGCACACCCTCCctcatcacacacactcccataCCGTGACTCAGGATGAGGTAACTGGAGAGATGACGGAGACAATGAGGAATGGACAAGTCAAACCATGTTTACT TATTGATGCCGAGGCAGCTAAGACTCAACCATCTATGCTGAGCAGCCAACAGACCGTGGCCGCCTCTTCACCTCCCAAACACCACCACCCACTGGAGCACACCCTCCCTCATGACACACTGGAGTACACCCTCCACCATGGCCCACTGGAGCACACCCTCCCTCATCACACACTGGAGCACACCCTCCACCATGGCCCACTGGAGCACACCCTCcctcatcacacacacccccacactcaGGACGAGGTAACTGGAGAGATGACGGAGAGAGTGAGGAATGGACAAGTCGAACAACCGTCACT TTTCGATGGTCAGGCCACTAAGACTCAACAGTCTCCACCTCGCACCGTGGCCACATCCTCTCTTCCCAAACACCATCACCCACTGGAGCACACCCTCCACCACGGCCCACTGGAGCACACCCTCCctcatcacacacactcacacccccaGGACGAGGTAACTGGAGAGCTGGCGGAGAGAGTGAGGAATGGGCAAATCAAACCAGCGTTATT TTTCAAGACAAGTAAGACTCAGCTGTCTTCGCTGGGCACCGTGGCCGTCCCTTCATCCTCTGAATACCACCCATCACAGGAGCACACCCTCCCtcatcacacacactacccGCCCACTCAGTTATGGTATCACACACTCCCACTCGATTCCACTCAGTATCGGGTTCGTCTTGAACAAGGCTCGTATCAGATGACTCAACCGGCACAAAGCTATCAACCATTTCTCACTGCGAAAACCATAGCAGTGAGTACTCCCCACCAAGACAAGTTAGACGAAGCAAGGGCTAATCCCTCCCAGACACACCCCACTGGAGTGCAGCAAGTGCTCATggcacacccccacactctCTCACAATACCCTCGGGCAATTGAGCTCATGATGGGATTAAAGGTCAATTGGAGAGAGGacgggtcaaaggtcaatccAAGAGAGGACGAGTTAAAGGTCAATCGAAGGAAGGACGGATCAAAGCTCAATCGGAGAAAGGACGACTCTGCCTTTGCGTACAAGTGGAGTGAAGTGTACCCTGTGATTAACGAGTCGTTATCCGGAGGGAGCTTGATGGATGATGCGTGCATGAGTGAGTATAGCTGTATTGCTAACGTGGTGACCGAGAGAGTGCAGCAAAGGAGCAAgaacaacacacatgcacagagggGTCCAGCTAGTGAGTCTAATAGTTTGGAGGAGGAGAGAAGAACTGAACATTGCTTAGTACCCAAGTTAGCATGTTCGTGA